The Coffea arabica cultivar ET-39 chromosome 8e, Coffea Arabica ET-39 HiFi, whole genome shotgun sequence genome window below encodes:
- the LOC113704714 gene encoding AT-hook motif nuclear-localized protein 23-like, translated as MVECVFMFSLRIFNLNMHFCLRYLAVFVYIELVTSNTSSSDVVACRPRGRPPSSNNKPKLPMIITQESANTLRAHILEVSSSCDVFELVATYVRKRQRGICILSSSGTVNNVSLRQPAAAGSVMTLHGWFEILSLSGSFLPPPAPPSATNLTIYLAGGYGQVVGGNVVGALIASGPVIVIAASFTNVAYERLSLDEDDHSLQMQPPMVSQPSVGGDGSGSSSAVAGGSNNKFSDPSLGLPLF; from the coding sequence ATGGTTGAATGTGTCTTTATGTTTTCTCTTCGGATCTTTAATTTGAACATGCATTTCTGTTTGAGATATTTAGCTGTTTTTGTCTATATAGAGCTGGTCACATCAAACACAAGCTCAAGCGATGTTGTAGCTTGTCGGCCAAGAGGCCGGCCACCTAGCTCCAATAACAAGCCTAAACTCCCAATGATAATCACTCAAGAGAGCGCCAACACTCTCCGAGCACATATATTAGAGGTTAGCAGCAGCTGTGATGTGTTTGAATTAGTTGCAACATATGTTAGAAAAAGGCAAAGAGGTATTTGCATATTGAGTAGTAGTGGCACGGTCAACAATGTGAGCTTGAGGCAACCGGCTGCTGCCGGCTCAGTCATGACGTTACATGGCTGGTTCGAGATTTTATCATTGTCGGGCTCCTTCCTTCCACCACCAGCTCCACCGAGTGCCACCAATTTGACCATATATTTGGCTGGTGGATACGGTCAAGTTGTTGGAGGAAATGTTGTGGGAGCTTTGATTGCTTCTGGACCTGTGATTGTTATTGCTGCTTCTTTCACTAACGTAGCATATGAAAGACTGTCTTTGGATGAAGATGATCACTCACTTCAGATGCAGCCACCTATGGTGTCTCAGCCCTCCGTTGGTGGCGATGGCAGTGGCAGTAGTAGTGCTGTTGCTGGTGGctcaaataataaattttctgATCCATCTTTAGGGCTTCCCTTATTCTAA